The Bacillota bacterium genome includes the window GGTGCCCGATGGGATCGGAGTGGTCATGGGCCTGCGCCTCTTGGGCGGGCGCCCGCGCGGGCGAGTCGCCGGGATCGAGCTTGCCACGGGCCTTATGGCCCTAGCTGCAAAGATGGGACACTCGTTTTTCTTAGTCGGCGCGAAACCTGGAGTGGCGCAGCGGGCAGCGGACAACATGAGAGCGGCTTACCCAGGACTGTCTATCGTAGGCGTGCATCATGGGTACTTCGCCCGGGACGAGGAGCCGAACGTGCTTGATGCGATCGAGAGTTCGAATCCCGACTACGTGCTGGTGGCCTTGGGGGCGGGCAGGCAGGAGAGGTGGATCGCTCAGGCCCGGAAGGCGGCCCCTCGAGCGGTCTGGATCGGCGTGGGAGGGACGCTCGACGTACTGGCGGGGGACGTGAAGCGGGCGCCGGTGGCGTTCCGCCGGTTGGGGCTGGAATGGCTCTATCGTCTCATTTCCGAGCCCTCCCGGGCGAGACGCATGGCTGCGCTTCCCCGGTTCGTGGCCGCGGTCATCTGGGAAGTGCTGCGCCTGGGAGCCGGGAGGCCATCCGGCGGAGATTCCGAGAACAGGAGTTGATGGTGTTGGCTCGAGTACGACTCGACGACCCGCGCGAGCTTGCGAGTAAGGCGCGGGAGATCAGGAAGCACATAGTTCGGATGACCGGATCCGCGGGATCCGGGCACCCGGGGGGGTCCCTTTCTGCAGCGGACATACTCACAGTTCTCTACTTCCACGAAATGCGGGTTCGACCAGGCGAGCCAAACTGGCCGGGACGGGACCGGTTCGTGCTATCGAAAGGTCATGCAGCACCCGCCCTCTATGCTACCCTCGCCGAGGCAGGGTTCTTCCCCATATCTGATCTGACGGGGCTCAGGCAGCTCGGCAGCCACCTGCAGGGACATCCGGATATGCGCAGCACTCCAGGGGTGGAGATGTCCACAGGATCCCTGGGGCAAGGTCTGTCGGCGGCAAACGGGATGGCCATAGCCGCCAAGATGAGCGGCGCGGACTTCCGGGTCTACGTTCTGCTGGGTGACGGTGAGCTGGAAGAAGGCCAAGTGTGGGAAGCGGCCATGACCTCTGCCCACCGGAAACTCGACAACCTCGTGGCCATTGTCGACTGGAATGGCCTGCAGATCGATGGACCGGTCCAGGAGGTCAAGTCCGTCGACAGGATAGGTGAGAGGTTCGCCGCGTTCGGGTGGAACGTGCTCGAGATCGACGGCCACAGCATTCCAGATATCCTGGGCGCGTTCGATGATGCCAGGAAGGCCTGGGGCAAGCCTACGGTGATCGTGGCGAGAACGATCAAAGGGAAAGGGGTCTCATTCATGGAAAACCAGGCGGGATGGCACGGGACCGCGCCCAAGCCTGATCAGGTCGAGACGGCTATTGCCGAACTTGATGCGGCGGCGGAAGGCGGTGACTCCTAGTGCCGGACGGTTCCATGATCGCCACCAGAGTAGCCTACGGTAAGACCCTGATAGCTCTGGGTGAATCCAAACCCGACGTTGTCGTACTTGATGCCGACCTATCCAAGTCAACCATGACTTCGGAGTTCGCGAAGAGGTTTCCGGACCGCTTCATCCAGATGGGAATCGCAGAGCAGGACATGATGGGTACCGCAGCAGGGCTTGCTGCAGCTGGGAAGGTCCCGTACGCCAGTACCTTTGCGGTATTCGCAGCCGGTCGGGCTTTCGACCAGGTAAGGAACAGCATCGCCTACCCAAGGCTGAAGGTGAGGATCTGCGCGACACACGCCGGGGTCACGGTGGGGGAGGACGGCGCGTCCCATCAGTCCGTGGAGGATATCGCGCTGATGAGGGCGGTTCCGAACATGACGGTCATAGTGCCGTCTGATGCTGTGCAGACCGAATGGGC containing:
- a CDS encoding transketolase; its protein translation is MARVRLDDPRELASKAREIRKHIVRMTGSAGSGHPGGSLSAADILTVLYFHEMRVRPGEPNWPGRDRFVLSKGHAAPALYATLAEAGFFPISDLTGLRQLGSHLQGHPDMRSTPGVEMSTGSLGQGLSAANGMAIAAKMSGADFRVYVLLGDGELEEGQVWEAAMTSAHRKLDNLVAIVDWNGLQIDGPVQEVKSVDRIGERFAAFGWNVLEIDGHSIPDILGAFDDARKAWGKPTVIVARTIKGKGVSFMENQAGWHGTAPKPDQVETAIAELDAAAEGGDS